In the Pirellulales bacterium genome, TTTCTTTTCTTCTTGGGAATCCGGTCGATCAACGTAAATAGCAACGAGCAGACGATGAGTAGCCGCCCGGTCCCACATTTCATCGATCTTCGCGCCAGCCACATTGGAACCTCGCCAGACTCTTTGGGATTATCTCAATGACGGCACACCCTGACGCGGCAAAGAATACAACCGGGTCGGATCCCAAGCTGGGGGCTCCAGAGCAATCCTTGAATGCAAAAGCTGATGCCGGCCTCGTCGTGGATGACGTGCAGTCACAATTAAATGCGACGCGCGTAAACCGTATTCTGCAGCCGACATCTCTCGACGCGATCCAAGCGGCCGTGCAAGTTGCTCAACGCGAAGACAGGGCCATTAGCATTGCAGGCGGCCGCCACGCAATGGGCGGTCAGCAATTCGGCAGTGATTCGGTACTACTCGATATGAGTCAATTCAATCGTGTGGTGGAGTTCGACCCGATCAGGGGACAAATCGAAGTCCAGAGCGGAATCGAGTGGCCCGAATTGATCGACTACCTGAATCGCGAACAACTTGGCCAAACGAACCAATGGGCGATCAAGGAAAAGCAAACGGGTGTGGACCGAGTCAGCCTCGGCGGGTCGTTGGCCTCGAACGTTCATGGCCGTGGCTTGCAGTTTCCACCGATGATCAACGATGTCGAGTCCTTTCTCCTGGTGGATGCGTTCGGAAAACTGCACACATGCAGCCGCAGCGAGAATTCGGAACTGTTTTCGCTAGCCGTCGGCGGCTATGGCTTATTTGGCATTATCGCGCACGTGACTCTTCGCTTGGTCCCGCGCACCAAGGTCCAGCGGATCGTAGACATCATCGCCGTCAAAGACCTCTTACCCGAAGTCGAAAAGCGAATTCAGCAAGGGTTCGTCTACGGCGACTGTCAATACTCCACTGACCTGGAGACAGAAGCAGGTTCGCATGCCGGAGTCTTGGCCTGCTATCGGCCTGTCGACAATACGACGCCGATTGTCGAAGACCAATTGCAGCTATCGGACAACGATTGGGCCCAACTTTACACCCTGGCGCGCACCAATAAGAAGCTGGCCTACGAGACGTATTCTCAGTACTACCTTTCGACCTCCGGGCAAGTGTATTGGTCGGATTTGCATCAGCTTGCCGGTAATTTCGATGCGTATCGAGAAGCGGTCGATGTGCAACGCGGCACGGAAATGATTACCGAAGCCTATGTGGCGAAAGACGCGTTTCTGCCATTTATGGCTCAAGTGCGCGAAGACTTCGTTCAGCACGCCGTTGATATGACCTATGGAACGATCCGCTTTATCGAACGAGACGACGAGAGCTTCCTCGCTTGGGCCAAAGAGCCCTCGGTCTGCATTGTTTGCAATCTGCATGTCGTCCACACGGACGAAGGAAAACAAAAAGCCGCCGAGGACTTCCGTCGCATCATCGATCGAGTCATCGAACACGGCGGCCGATTCTACCTGACGTACCATCGGTGGGCTGAACGCCGACAGGTGGAGATTTGCTACCCGCAATTTGTCGCCTTCCTCCGTTTGAAGCGAAAATACGACCCACACGAACGCTTTCAAAGTGAGTGGTATCGCCACTACAAAACGATGTTCGCAGACCAACTATAGCGCAGGCAGAATATGCACTCGCGGCCTGACGATCAACAACGCGGCAAATGATTTGCCCAATGAACCGAACTATCGCGTCTGACATTGATGGTGCCATGCCCCCAGCATCCAAGCACATCCGCCGCTGGTTTCAGTTTCGAATAGGAACATGGTTCGTTCTAATCGCAATAGCGGCCTGGGCATTATCTATTCGGCCCTGGACGGTCGTTGATGGCGGTTCGAGCGGAAGTGTAAGCACGACTGCGAGCGGCAAAGCGACGTGGAGTGGGGAAATTCGATATACAACAAACCCAGCGCTCCGCTGGCCGGTTCTTGCATTCTTCGGAGTCATCGCCTGGCAGGGACTGCGGTTGGTCGTGACGCGCAAGCGTGCCCGCAGACTGACGCATCGCCCTCGATTCTCAACTCACGTCCAGATGTCTGACGTGCAGTCGCCGCCGGGGTAGCGCATTTCGTGGGCGCGGGCCGGGCCGCCGGGTTCGCGGCCGAAGTCGATGAAGAAGCGGTCGTTGATCTTCATGCCGCCCGTAGGATCGCAATCGACCTGCAACAGGAACGAGCCGGTCTTGGCCATGTCGGGATAGAACTGATTGTCCCAACTGCTAAAGAGCGAACTGCTGACGTACAGCCGTCGTCCGTCCAGGCTGAGCTGCAGCATCTGCGGTCCGCCGGTGACTTTGTGGCCGGCCACTTCGGGCGCTTTGCCTAACAGCCCGCCGCACCACACCTGGCCTGCCAGCTTCGGGTGCGCCGGATCGCTGATGTCGTATTGGCGGATGTCGCCGTGCAGCCAGTTCGAGAAATACAAGAACCGATCGTCCATCGACACGACCAGGTCGGTGATCAGGCCGGGGAGCGGAAAGGGAAAACTTTTCACGTCGACCGGATCGACCGAGATCACTTTGTCGACCTGCCAGCGATCGGCCGGCTTATGCCAGTGCCACATTGTGCTCGAGAGCGCGGCGCCGACAAAGCCGTGCGTGCTGTCGGGATTGTGGTGAAAGCGTACTTCGAGCGGGATCCGTCCGGCCTCGCCCAGGTCGACGGTTTGCGCGATGTCGCGCTTCTGCCAATCCCAGAAGTGGATCTGCGTACCGTACTTGCCGGCGGCGACGTCTTCGAGATTGAACCCCTGGTAATAGGTCTGTGGCGCGCCCCATTCGCTCGACACCATGACATTGTGTCGCGGCTGATACCAGAAGTCGTAGTTGTATTTCATCGCCTGGGCGTTGTGCTCCCAGCGGCCGGCGATGTCGAAATTCTCGTCCAACAGCAAAAATCCGCCGGGCGCGCGGCCATCGCGGTCGCCGAGCATCGAAATGATGATCCGGCCGTCGGGCGCGCAGTGGACTGTGTGAGGGGCGCTGAGGTTGGTCTTGGCCTTGATCGACTCGGGCGAGATGACCTTGTGCAGCTTCGGGGCGCGCGGATCGACGGTGTCGACGATGTAGATACGGCTTGATCGTTGTCCGGGGATCACCAGGTAGCGGCGCGATTTTTTGCTGTCGCCGTGGCAGGAGCTGCAAGCGTTCCACCCGAAATGATGGAGCTCGTCGCCCACGAACGGCATCGGCAGGCGGTGTATCACCTGGGCGTAGGTGGGGGAAGCGGGATCGACGTCGAGCGTGGCAAGGAAGTCGGGCTTGTCGACGGCACTGCCGACATAGAGCCCGATCGTGTACAGCAGCTTTTCGGGCGGGGCTTTCGTGGCCTCTTGCGGCGAGGCATAGCCGGGGCCGCAAATTGCGGCATTGGTAGCGCTATCGCCGGGGACGAATTTCTTTGTTTCCGCCGCAAGCAGTTGTTGCGCGAGTATGTGCGGCGCGGTACTGGCGGCGGCGGTGGCGAGCAGGAAATCTCGGCGATGCATCGAATAACCCTCCCCCAAAGTGTTCGAGCGATTGCGCAAGCGAACGCATTATACCGGGCGGTGCGGCAGTCAATCGACAATCTGTGGCGACAACTTGCTTTTTCGCAACATGGCTGTGCGTGCGGCGCGCGATGTGCAATGATTCGCGGCAGTGCCGATGTTCGACTCCGTTCGTCGGCATGAGGACCGCCGGTACGCATCGCCCGCCGTGTATGCCCCTGCCGGCGGTCCGCGATTTTTTTTGGTGCCGCGTGCGGCGGGCCCGTCAAAATCTTCTTGGTCGCAGCGGTGCATCACGCTCAACCGCCGAGCATTTGGCTTTCCCTTAAATTCTCGCGACAGGAAGAAATGCTTTTTGCCACAGAGTACACCGAGGTCTCCGAGGCACGCGTAAAGGTTGATTATCCGCAGATTTCGCAGATGGGCGCAGATTAAAAATCATAGCTTCGCAGCCGCTTTAGCCCGGGTTGCGCGGGCGATTGTGCCCAGGTCGACGATCTTGGCCGTGTCCTTGGCGGCGGCGACCTGCTGACAGATGCAATCGATCACCTGGAATTGCGGATCGGTGACATACAGGCATGACGGGTGGCCGAGGAAGTCGTACACCGCGCGATTTTCGATCGCCCAGCCGAGACCGCGGCGCACCGACTCGATGAACCAGGCCAATTGCCAGCGACCACTGCGGAAAGCATTGATGTCGCTGGCCGGGCTCATCGGAATTTCACACAGCCCCGTTTCGTACAGGAACGGTTGCGCATCTTGTTGTGTCGCGACGATGCCGGAGAGAATCGCTTCGCTCGGTTCTACGCCCGGATCACTGTTGGGATGGGCTGGGTATTTGCTGCTGACCCAATCAAAGCCCTGCGCTTGCAGCAGCTTTTGCAGGTCGGGCCGGTCGAGCAATCCCTTTTGAAATCCCCCTGGGGTGCGAAAACCATCGACCTTGATACCGGTTCGTTCGCGTAGCGCCACCGTCGTCAGGCGGATGTTGTCGGCGATTGTCTGTTCGGCGGATTGTCCGGCCGTGAGCCAGGGGGCGCGCTTGAAGCGGAATTGCACTTCGCCGGGCTGTCGCGCCAGCACGTTGACATGATCGTACGTGTGATTGCCGATGTGATGACCGTCCGCGGCCAGTCCGCGCA is a window encoding:
- a CDS encoding FAD-binding oxidoreductase — translated: MTAHPDAAKNTTGSDPKLGAPEQSLNAKADAGLVVDDVQSQLNATRVNRILQPTSLDAIQAAVQVAQREDRAISIAGGRHAMGGQQFGSDSVLLDMSQFNRVVEFDPIRGQIEVQSGIEWPELIDYLNREQLGQTNQWAIKEKQTGVDRVSLGGSLASNVHGRGLQFPPMINDVESFLLVDAFGKLHTCSRSENSELFSLAVGGYGLFGIIAHVTLRLVPRTKVQRIVDIIAVKDLLPEVEKRIQQGFVYGDCQYSTDLETEAGSHAGVLACYRPVDNTTPIVEDQLQLSDNDWAQLYTLARTNKKLAYETYSQYYLSTSGQVYWSDLHQLAGNFDAYREAVDVQRGTEMITEAYVAKDAFLPFMAQVREDFVQHAVDMTYGTIRFIERDDESFLAWAKEPSVCIVCNLHVVHTDEGKQKAAEDFRRIIDRVIEHGGRFYLTYHRWAERRQVEICYPQFVAFLRLKRKYDPHERFQSEWYRHYKTMFADQL
- a CDS encoding polysaccharide deacetylase family protein gives rise to the protein MPASLKTTAHAIGRRDFLCATAASLAALAAARTGRSTEPAAKALTAGEPQSALVAITLDLEMSRNFPNWEDTHWDYEKGNLNEETKAYTVEACRRVKAAGGVVHLFAVGRVCEQENLDWLRGLAADGHHIGNHTYDHVNVLARQPGEVQFRFKRAPWLTAGQSAEQTIADNIRLTTVALRERTGIKVDGFRTPGGFQKGLLDRPDLQKLLQAQGFDWVSSKYPAHPNSDPGVEPSEAILSGIVATQQDAQPFLYETGLCEIPMSPASDINAFRSGRWQLAWFIESVRRGLGWAIENRAVYDFLGHPSCLYVTDPQFQVIDCICQQVAAAKDTAKIVDLGTIARATRAKAAAKL
- a CDS encoding selenium-binding family protein, translated to MHRRDFLLATAAASTAPHILAQQLLAAETKKFVPGDSATNAAICGPGYASPQEATKAPPEKLLYTIGLYVGSAVDKPDFLATLDVDPASPTYAQVIHRLPMPFVGDELHHFGWNACSSCHGDSKKSRRYLVIPGQRSSRIYIVDTVDPRAPKLHKVISPESIKAKTNLSAPHTVHCAPDGRIIISMLGDRDGRAPGGFLLLDENFDIAGRWEHNAQAMKYNYDFWYQPRHNVMVSSEWGAPQTYYQGFNLEDVAAGKYGTQIHFWDWQKRDIAQTVDLGEAGRIPLEVRFHHNPDSTHGFVGAALSSTMWHWHKPADRWQVDKVISVDPVDVKSFPFPLPGLITDLVVSMDDRFLYFSNWLHGDIRQYDISDPAHPKLAGQVWCGGLLGKAPEVAGHKVTGGPQMLQLSLDGRRLYVSSSLFSSWDNQFYPDMAKTGSFLLQVDCDPTGGMKINDRFFIDFGREPGGPARAHEMRYPGGDCTSDIWT